The proteins below come from a single Aegilops tauschii subsp. strangulata cultivar AL8/78 chromosome 6, Aet v6.0, whole genome shotgun sequence genomic window:
- the LOC109764787 gene encoding F-box/LRR-repeat protein 14: MEDLPEPLLADIIKRITVSSDLNSLCLVSKQLCAVEAEHRGTIRVGCGVDPTTEALTSLFSRFSNLWKVEINYSGWTPSHGDQVNNQGILVLSHHCPLLSDLTLSFCAHIDDAGLSYLAYCRKLRSLELSFAPAITSTGIFRVAVSCCYLSVLHLVDCIAIESVEWLEYLGRYGSLGELVLKDCDGISQYDLLKFGPGWRKLQRFEFEINGTYWLSERPDPSYVVGYPSSYDICCDNLKDLRLAHIVTKPEIGLRFLLGKCKALETLYLEYVIGLNEDEVISLFQRCCNLKTISLRLMPLRCEDHWFRTALTDDSLEALALSCPMLQVVELTFTFCEPSYPTEIGFTQKGILTLIQSCPIRALVLNGASIFDDEGMKGLSSTQFLEKLDLVDCCSVSDAGMYLIAQAPCLSHLTLRKCSSVTDDGLAALARSQKLESLTVIGCRRISQEGVQGAAKSVCYSSETESHNSLKGMNVYRKIRQSP; the protein is encoded by the coding sequence ATGGAGGATCTCCCGGAGCCACTGCTTGCAGATATCATCAAGAGGATTACCGTGTCGAGTGATCTCAATTCTCTTTGCCTCGTGTCAAAGCAGTTGTGCGCTGTCGAGGCGGAGCATAGGGGTACTATCCGTGTTGGCTGTGGCGTTGACCCTACAACGGAAGCCTTGACATCACTGTTCTCCCGGTTCTCCAATTTATGGAAAGTGGAGATCAATTACTCTGGTTGGACGCCCAGTCATGGGGACCAGGTGAACAACCAAGGAATCCTTGTTCTATCGCATCATTGCCCCTTGCTGTCTGATCTCACCTTAAGCTTCTGTGCACACATTGATGATGCTGGTCTTAGTTATCTAGCTTACTGCAGAAAGTTGAGGTCCCTCGAGCTGAGCTTTGCACCAGCAATAACTTCAACTGGGATTTTCCGGGTGGCCGTTAGTTGCTGCTATCTCTCTGTTCTCCACCTTGTTGACTGTATAGCAATAGAGAGCGTGGAGTGGCTGGAGTACCTTGGGAGGTATGGATCATTAGGGGAACTTGTTCTAAAGGATTGTGATGGAATCAGTCAGTATGACCTCCTAAAGTTTGGTCCAGGATGGAGGAAGCTCCAAAGGTTTGAGTTTGAGATTAATGGAACTTACTGGCTGAGTGAGCGCCCTGATCCCTCATACGTGGTTGGCTACCCATCTAGCTATGACATTTGTTGTGATAATTTGAAGGATCTTAGGTTGGCTCATATTGTAACTAAGCCGGAAATTGGACTCCGTTTTCTCCTGGGGAAGTGCAAAGCATTGGAGACACTTTACCTGGAGTATGTTATTGGTCTAAATGAGGATGAAGTGATTTCACTATTCCAGAGGTGCTGCAACCTTAAAACCATCTCACTTCGGCTCATGCCTCTGCGCTGTGAAGATCATTGGTTTAGGACGGCATTGACTGATGACAGCCTAGAGGCCCTAGCTCTAAGCTGCCCTATGCTTCAGGTTGTTGAGCTCACTTTCACATTTTGTGAACCCTCTTATCCTACTGAAATAGGCTTCACACAGAAGGGTATTCTGACGCTTATCCAATCATGTCCGATTCGTGCTCTTGTGCTAAATGGTGCCAGCATATTTGATGATGAGGGGATGAAGGGCCTGTCATCCACACAGTTCCTGGAGAAGCTCGATCTCGTGGATTGCTGCTCTGTATCTGATGCTGGGATGTACCTCATTGCTCAGGCTCCTTGTTTGAGTCACCTCACACTCCGGAAATGTAGTAGCGTGACAGATGATGGGTTGGCTGCATTGGCACGTTCACAGAAGTTGGAGTCACTGACCGTTATAGGCTGCCGCCGGATCTCTCAGGAGGGTGTGCAGGGTGCTGCCAAATCAGTTTGCTACTCATCGGAGACTGAAAGCCACAACAGCCTAAAAGGAATGAACGTGTACAGGAAAATACGCCAGTCACCCTGA
- the LOC109764788 gene encoding uncharacterized protein isoform X1 — MAQPEQSKQPWEYTLRKYLLLLATLVVNVTYAAGFNPPGGVWQEDPHNDGQRLAGDPIIRDIHYRRYLAFFYCNATAFAASLVVIMLILILAVRHDKEKEKEKKDAVQVIKPLRAFMVLDLLSLVGAYAAGTCRDRTSIVYTAVLVAAVFAYIVVLKLLDRCFPEKNSGSSSSVGMPNSETNNGTVPAASVIPAADPESDRKVEEKESRKRLKTEERLCKVLMLLATFAVSITYVAGLSTPGGFWDSTGGSHRPGDVILRDHHSTRLTVFLLFNTTAFVASLLIAVLLIIDGKKLRDKTARFHVLYVCIFVALVGLIGVYAAGSCRKTDTTAYVVSLVGAVLAYILLHGFYTWYYSNSALQTDENQQTGDSGREALDKARSLVLLLATLAATITYTAGLDPPGGVWQDNGDGHMAGDPILLATNARRYKAFYYCNSVAFVASLVAIVLVQMEKLVKHHVLEAAMILDLFGLIGAYAAGSCRNVNTSIYAMALAGAVLIYVVIHVVFFTLDQNNNDQEDQLLEKKRKRLLLFAILTVTITYQAGLTPPGGFLLQDDKLGHHAGDPVLLYNYPRRYHAFFYCNSVSFMLSIALIILLVNPNLYRPAIRSNALSVCTAVGLLCLMGAYAAGSTQHIKTSIYIFVLVVVVLLVAAGLLLVFLLRELTGQGDDGGENKNGISAAAEPSIPIEQEKEEEKAKKEQEEKAKKKEEEKVKKEEEEEEKAKKEKKKNHARRKYLMLLGILVASVAYQAGLEPPSGAWQSSGNGYEAGDPVMHNNMRPRYLVFFYSNSISFVASIVVIIMLLPHWLPDEREEEWKEWSLKVMNRTIRLDLFALLVAYAAGSNRGWKTSVIVVVLIIAVLSYFAIHMILSCTVCQGKKTRGTSASLQHVAMTQQSGNQNPPAQCDSLSV; from the exons ATGGCTCAGCCGGAGCAGAGCAAGCAGCCATGGGAGTACACCCTGCGGAAGTACCTCCTGCTGCTGGCCACCCTGGTGGTCAACGTGACGTACGCCGCGGGCTTCAACCCGCCGGGGGGCGTCTGGCAGGAGGACCCCCACAACGACGGCCAACGACTCGCTGGCGACCCCATCATCCGCGACATCCACTACCGCCGCTACCTCGCCTTCTTCTACTGCAACGCCACCGCCTTCGCCGCCTCACTCGTGGTCATCATGCTCATCCTCATCCTCGCCGTTCGGCACgacaaggagaaggagaaggagaagaaggacgCCGTTCAGGTCATCAAGCCGCTGCGGGCCTTCATGGTGCTGGACCTGCTCAGCCTCGTGGGTGCCTACGCCGCCGGAACCTGCCGGGATAGGACTTCCATCGTCTACACCGCGGTTCTGGTGGCCGCTGTCTTCGCCTACATCGTGGTTCTCAAGTTGCTGGACCGGTGTTTTCCAGAGAAGAACTCCGGCTCTAGCTCCAGCGTCGGCATGCCCAACtctgaaaccaacaacggcaccGTACCCGCCGCCAGCGTAATTCCCGCCGCTGACCCTGAATCTGACCGCAAGGTCGAAGAAAAGGAGTCCCGGAAGAGGCTGAAAACCGAAGAAAGGCTCTGCAAGGTCCTGATGCTTCTCGCGACGTTCGCCGTGAGCATCACATACGTCGCCGGACTGAGCACGCCTGGTGGCTTCTGGGACAGCACCGGGGGCAGCCACCGCCCAGGCGACGTGATTCTCAGGGACCACCACAGCACGCGCCTGACGGTGTTTTTACTCTTTAACACCACGGCGTTCGTGGCGTCCCTGCTAATCGCCGTGCTGCTCATCATCGACGGCAAGAAGCTCCGCGACAAGACGGCTCGGTTTCACGTGCTCTACGTGTGCATCTTCGTAGCGCTTGTCGGCCTCATTGGCGTATACGCCGCTGGCAGCTGCAGGAAGACCGACACCACCGCCTACGTGGTCAGCCTGGTTGGTGCTGTTCTGGCATACATCCTGCTCCACGGCTTCTACACTTGGTATTACTCCAATTCAGCCCTACAAACTGATGAAAATCAGCAGACTGGTGACAG TGGTAGGGAGGCTCTGGACAAGGCTCGCTCTCTTGTTCTACTGCTCGCCACTCTTGCCGCCACCATCACCTACACAGCGGGGTTGGACCCGCCGGGTGGCGTTTGGCAGGACAACGGTGACGGGCACATGGCTGGTGACCCCATCCTCCTCGCGACAAACGCTAGGAGGTACAAGGCCTTCTACTACTGCAACTCGGTTGCGTTTGTGGCCTCATTGGTGGCCATCGTCTTGGTCCAGATGGAGAAGCTAGTCAAGCACCATGTGCTGGAGGCAGCCATGATACTTGACCTGTTTGGCCTCATCGGTGCATATGCCGCTGGGAGCTGCCGAAACGTGAACACCTCCATTTACGCCATGGCTTTGGCAGGGGCTGTCTTGATCTATGTGGTGATCCATGTTGTCTTCTTCACACTGGACCAGAACAACAACGACCAAGAAGATCAGTTGCTGGAGAAGAAGCGCAAACGGTTGCTCCTCTTCGCGATCTTGACCGTGACCATCACCTACCAAGCCGGCCTTACCCCTCCTGGTGGCTTCCTGCTCCAGGACGACAAGCTCGGCCACCATGCCGGTGACCCGGTCCTCTTGTACAACTACCCACGCCGCTACCATGCCTTCTTCTATTGCAACTCGGTGAGCTTCATGTTGTCCATCGCCCTCATCATCCTCCTGGTGAACCCCAATTTGTACAGGCCAGCAATACGAAGCAATGCGCTATCTGTTTGTACGGCGGTGGGTTTGCTTTGTTTGATGGGGGCGTATGCCGCCGGAAGCACGCAACACATCAAGACATCCATCTACATTTTCGTGTTGGTGGTCGTGGTCCTCCTCGTTGCAGCCGGACTGCTGCTAGTATTTTTGTTGAGGGAACTGACTGGACAGGGGGACGACGGAGGAGAAAACAAAAATGGCATCTCGGCAGCTGCTGAGCCATCCATACCCATTGAacaggagaaagaagaagaaaaggcaaagaaggaacaagaagaaaaagcaaagaagaaagaagaagaaaaggtaaagaaggaagaagaagaagaagaaaaagcaaagaaggaaaaaaagaagaACCACGCGAGGCGCAAATACCTGATGCTGCTAGGTATCTTGGTGGCGAGCGTAGCCTACCAGGCCGGCCTGGAACCACCCAGCGGAGCGTGGCAGAGCAGTGGGAACGGGTACGAGGCGGGTGACCCGGTGATGCACAACAACATGAGGCCCCGGTACCTTGTTTTCTTCTACAGCAACTCCATTTCCTTTGTGGCTTCCATCGTTGTCATCATCATGTTGCTGCCGCATTGGCTGCCAGACGAGAGGGAAGAAGAATGGAAGGAATGGTCGCTGAAGGTGATGAACCGGACGATCAGACTGGATCTGTTTGCTCTCCTGGTGGCCTATGCAGCCGGCTCCAACAGGGGGTGGAAGACGTCTGTGATTGTGGTCGTGCTCATCATTGCCGTGCTGAGCTACTTTGCAATCCATATGATACTATCATGTACCGTTTGTCAAGGTAAGAAGACCCGAGGCACATCTGCAAGCTTACAGCATGTTGCCATGACGCAACAGAGCGGCAACCAGAATCCTCCAGCACAGTGTGATTCATTATCAGTGTGA
- the LOC109764788 gene encoding uncharacterized protein isoform X2, with amino-acid sequence MAQPEQSKQPWEYTLRKYLLLLATLVVNVTYAAGFNPPGGVWQEDPHNDGQRLAGDPIIRDIHYRRYLAFFYCNATAFAASLVVIMLILILAVRHDKEKEKEKKDAVQVIKPLRAFMVLDLLSLVGAYAAGTCRDRTSIVYTAVLVAAVFAYIVVLKLLDRCFPEKNSGSSSSVGMPNSETNNGTVPAASVIPAADPESDRKVEEKESRKRLKTEERLCKVLMLLATFAVSITYVAGLSTPGGFWDSTGGSHRPGDVILRDHHSTRLTVFLLFNTTAFVASLLIAVLLIIDGKKLRDKTARFHVLYVCIFVALVGLIGVYAAGSCRKTDTTAYVVSLVGAVLAYILLHGFYTWYYSNSALQTDENQQTGDSGREALDKARSLVLLLATLAATITYTAGLDPPGGVWQDNGDGHMAGDPILLATNARRYKAFYYCNSVAFVASLVAIVLVQMEKLVKHHVLEAAMILDLFGLIGAYAAGSCRNVNTSIYAMALAGAVLIYVVIHVVFFTLDQNNNDQEDQLLEKKRKRLLLFAILTVTITYQAGLTPPGGFLLQDDKLGHHAGDPVLLYNYPRRYHAFFYCNSVSFMLSIALIILLVNPNLYRPAIRSNALSVCTAVGLLCLMGAYAAGSTQHIKTSIYIFVLVVVVLLVAAGLLLVFLLRELTGQGDDGGENKNGISAAAEPSIPIEQEKEEEKAKKEQEEKAKKKEEEKVKKEEEEEEKAKKEKKKNHARRKYLMLLGILVASVAYQAGLEPPSGAWQSSGNGYEAGDPVMHNNMRPRREGRRMEGMVAEGDEPDDQTGSVCSPGGLCSRLQQGVEDVCDCGRAHHCRAELLCNPYDTIMYRLSR; translated from the exons ATGGCTCAGCCGGAGCAGAGCAAGCAGCCATGGGAGTACACCCTGCGGAAGTACCTCCTGCTGCTGGCCACCCTGGTGGTCAACGTGACGTACGCCGCGGGCTTCAACCCGCCGGGGGGCGTCTGGCAGGAGGACCCCCACAACGACGGCCAACGACTCGCTGGCGACCCCATCATCCGCGACATCCACTACCGCCGCTACCTCGCCTTCTTCTACTGCAACGCCACCGCCTTCGCCGCCTCACTCGTGGTCATCATGCTCATCCTCATCCTCGCCGTTCGGCACgacaaggagaaggagaaggagaagaaggacgCCGTTCAGGTCATCAAGCCGCTGCGGGCCTTCATGGTGCTGGACCTGCTCAGCCTCGTGGGTGCCTACGCCGCCGGAACCTGCCGGGATAGGACTTCCATCGTCTACACCGCGGTTCTGGTGGCCGCTGTCTTCGCCTACATCGTGGTTCTCAAGTTGCTGGACCGGTGTTTTCCAGAGAAGAACTCCGGCTCTAGCTCCAGCGTCGGCATGCCCAACtctgaaaccaacaacggcaccGTACCCGCCGCCAGCGTAATTCCCGCCGCTGACCCTGAATCTGACCGCAAGGTCGAAGAAAAGGAGTCCCGGAAGAGGCTGAAAACCGAAGAAAGGCTCTGCAAGGTCCTGATGCTTCTCGCGACGTTCGCCGTGAGCATCACATACGTCGCCGGACTGAGCACGCCTGGTGGCTTCTGGGACAGCACCGGGGGCAGCCACCGCCCAGGCGACGTGATTCTCAGGGACCACCACAGCACGCGCCTGACGGTGTTTTTACTCTTTAACACCACGGCGTTCGTGGCGTCCCTGCTAATCGCCGTGCTGCTCATCATCGACGGCAAGAAGCTCCGCGACAAGACGGCTCGGTTTCACGTGCTCTACGTGTGCATCTTCGTAGCGCTTGTCGGCCTCATTGGCGTATACGCCGCTGGCAGCTGCAGGAAGACCGACACCACCGCCTACGTGGTCAGCCTGGTTGGTGCTGTTCTGGCATACATCCTGCTCCACGGCTTCTACACTTGGTATTACTCCAATTCAGCCCTACAAACTGATGAAAATCAGCAGACTGGTGACAG TGGTAGGGAGGCTCTGGACAAGGCTCGCTCTCTTGTTCTACTGCTCGCCACTCTTGCCGCCACCATCACCTACACAGCGGGGTTGGACCCGCCGGGTGGCGTTTGGCAGGACAACGGTGACGGGCACATGGCTGGTGACCCCATCCTCCTCGCGACAAACGCTAGGAGGTACAAGGCCTTCTACTACTGCAACTCGGTTGCGTTTGTGGCCTCATTGGTGGCCATCGTCTTGGTCCAGATGGAGAAGCTAGTCAAGCACCATGTGCTGGAGGCAGCCATGATACTTGACCTGTTTGGCCTCATCGGTGCATATGCCGCTGGGAGCTGCCGAAACGTGAACACCTCCATTTACGCCATGGCTTTGGCAGGGGCTGTCTTGATCTATGTGGTGATCCATGTTGTCTTCTTCACACTGGACCAGAACAACAACGACCAAGAAGATCAGTTGCTGGAGAAGAAGCGCAAACGGTTGCTCCTCTTCGCGATCTTGACCGTGACCATCACCTACCAAGCCGGCCTTACCCCTCCTGGTGGCTTCCTGCTCCAGGACGACAAGCTCGGCCACCATGCCGGTGACCCGGTCCTCTTGTACAACTACCCACGCCGCTACCATGCCTTCTTCTATTGCAACTCGGTGAGCTTCATGTTGTCCATCGCCCTCATCATCCTCCTGGTGAACCCCAATTTGTACAGGCCAGCAATACGAAGCAATGCGCTATCTGTTTGTACGGCGGTGGGTTTGCTTTGTTTGATGGGGGCGTATGCCGCCGGAAGCACGCAACACATCAAGACATCCATCTACATTTTCGTGTTGGTGGTCGTGGTCCTCCTCGTTGCAGCCGGACTGCTGCTAGTATTTTTGTTGAGGGAACTGACTGGACAGGGGGACGACGGAGGAGAAAACAAAAATGGCATCTCGGCAGCTGCTGAGCCATCCATACCCATTGAacaggagaaagaagaagaaaaggcaaagaaggaacaagaagaaaaagcaaagaagaaagaagaagaaaaggtaaagaaggaagaagaagaagaagaaaaagcaaagaaggaaaaaaagaagaACCACGCGAGGCGCAAATACCTGATGCTGCTAGGTATCTTGGTGGCGAGCGTAGCCTACCAGGCCGGCCTGGAACCACCCAGCGGAGCGTGGCAGAGCAGTGGGAACGGGTACGAGGCGGGTGACCCGGTGATGCACAACAACATGAGGCCCCG ACGAGAGGGAAGAAGAATGGAAGGAATGGTCGCTGAAGGTGATGAACCGGACGATCAGACTGGATCTGTTTGCTCTCCTGGTGGCCTATGCAGCCGGCTCCAACAGGGGGTGGAAGACGTCTGTGATTGTGGTCGTGCTCATCATTGCCGTGCTGAGCTACTTTGCAATCCATATGATACTATCATGTACCGTTTGTCAAGGTAA